A genomic segment from Armatimonadota bacterium encodes:
- the selA gene encoding L-seryl-tRNA(Sec) selenium transferase translates to MPSASTIGEPATRRLPSVERLARQLLTSMVTPGLTKAECIYAARIVLQRSRLAMGSGAGAPEPNELLRAAADELLKIALPTVTPCINATGVVLHTGLGRARLAHEAAAAIAATARCHSTLEVDRDTGARGCRGDRAGRLLSMLTGAEHALIVNNCAAAVFLCITALASGREVIISRGELVEIGGSFRMPDIIRAAGARLVEVGSTNRTRIADYARACTPETAMILRCRPSNFAMTGFTEAATTEELVALGRANGVPVMMDQGSGSVVPTVPADGGTADCLGGSVASGCSLVTASGDKLLGGPQCGVILGDRATLTRIGSHPVARTLRVDKLTLAGLEATLSLYSEPERARLAIPTLRYLCRTPDELKRAARTLQRMLIRRLLPNTADVRVAPGLSAVGGGSLPDEHLPTTVVVIAPRPDGISASQLAWRLRQARLPVFGRLSAGYLLLDVRTVDREEMVQLADAVAEALRGGDLDSG, encoded by the coding sequence ATGCCTTCCGCCAGCACGATCGGCGAACCTGCCACACGTCGGCTTCCATCTGTGGAGCGGCTGGCCCGCCAACTGCTTACGTCCATGGTTACTCCGGGATTGACGAAGGCGGAATGCATCTACGCTGCGCGCATCGTGCTCCAAAGGAGTCGCCTCGCGATGGGTTCCGGCGCCGGCGCACCCGAGCCTAACGAGCTCCTCCGAGCGGCCGCCGATGAACTGTTGAAGATTGCCTTGCCGACCGTTACGCCGTGCATCAATGCCACCGGGGTTGTGCTGCACACGGGTTTGGGGCGCGCGCGGCTTGCCCACGAGGCGGCCGCTGCAATTGCGGCCACTGCCCGCTGCCACAGCACGCTTGAGGTAGACCGCGACACCGGCGCGCGTGGTTGTCGCGGTGATCGTGCCGGCCGCCTGCTTTCGATGTTGACCGGCGCAGAGCACGCGCTGATTGTGAACAACTGTGCCGCAGCGGTTTTTCTCTGCATCACCGCTCTTGCATCTGGCCGGGAAGTCATCATTTCGCGAGGAGAGCTGGTTGAGATCGGTGGCTCGTTCCGGATGCCGGATATAATTCGCGCCGCCGGTGCCCGCCTGGTAGAGGTTGGGAGCACCAATCGGACTCGAATCGCGGACTATGCGAGGGCGTGCACGCCCGAAACGGCCATGATCCTCCGCTGCCGGCCGAGTAACTTCGCAATGACGGGTTTCACCGAGGCGGCCACCACCGAAGAGCTGGTTGCACTGGGTCGCGCCAATGGCGTGCCTGTGATGATGGATCAGGGAAGCGGGTCCGTCGTTCCTACCGTGCCGGCGGACGGCGGCACGGCAGATTGCCTAGGCGGCTCCGTTGCGAGTGGCTGCAGCCTGGTGACCGCCAGCGGAGACAAGCTGCTCGGTGGTCCACAGTGCGGCGTAATCCTTGGCGACCGAGCCACGCTGACCCGCATCGGTTCCCACCCCGTGGCGCGAACCCTGCGAGTGGATAAGCTGACTCTTGCAGGTCTGGAGGCCACGCTGAGCCTCTATTCGGAACCTGAGCGGGCCAGGCTGGCCATTCCAACACTCCGATATCTGTGCAGGACTCCGGACGAGTTGAAGCGTGCTGCACGAACCCTACAGAGAATGCTGATACGCAGATTGCTGCCGAACACTGCGGATGTGCGTGTGGCGCCCGGCCTATCCGCAGTTGGCGGCGGTTCACTGCCTGATGAGCATCTGCCCACGACCGTGGTGGTGATCGCGCCACGACCGGACGGGATCTCTGCCTCGCAACTCGCCTGGCGCTTGCGTCAGGCACGACTGCCGGTCTTTGGACGGCTTTCAGCCGGTTATCTCCTGTTGGATGTGAGGACGGTGGATCGTGAAGAGATGGTCCAACTTGCCGACGCTGTTGCCGAAGCACTGAGAGGGGGTGATTTGGATAGCGGATGA
- a CDS encoding alcohol dehydrogenase catalytic domain-containing protein yields the protein MTHGSGDLSNHGAMLQWRLYGAGFDNLGRDGRPERVVIPEPGPDELLVRCDACGLCFSDTKVIGLGADHPRMAGRDLGVDPVTLGHELVCTVVTAGSRRAARFSPGERYVVQADIFYKGRSMAFGYVFRGGLSQYALIPAEALDGDEGCYLMAVAPQTGYVEAALTEPWACVVAAYEQRWREEPAASGSMLVVDDGSVAAGNIDLTPIQSAAPTTIVACGASRELLNRLTPLCGLLESVPMHARWADQLIAERPAQFDDMLLIGTEAANHATAAGALLADRGICVLLTDSLPLGATPLDVGRIHYNCHRYVAALPEKLGDAWRMRRSAQLQPGGRCMIIGAGGPMGQMHLQRAIDLAEPPALIVGTEMNAPRLAALHQRYAKLAASRGIRLLLIDPAVQFNMNELVGTAEFDDVVCMAAAPEAIAQAAQFLAPAGWLNIFAGVARGTMASLELSRLLTGARIIGSSGSALADMRQTLEYVECGKLNSNRSLAAIGGMEAAAHGLEDVKSGRYAGKALIFPHISGLGMTALEQLGSVMPTVAAELEDGMFWTRRAEQELFRITAAPEAEESEKETR from the coding sequence TTGACACACGGGAGCGGCGATTTGAGCAACCACGGCGCGATGCTCCAATGGAGGCTGTACGGCGCTGGATTCGATAACCTGGGCCGCGATGGGCGACCGGAGCGCGTTGTGATTCCGGAGCCGGGACCGGACGAACTGCTTGTTCGCTGTGATGCGTGTGGCCTGTGCTTCTCGGATACCAAGGTCATCGGTCTTGGCGCAGACCATCCGCGCATGGCCGGTAGGGACCTCGGCGTGGACCCCGTGACGCTAGGGCACGAACTGGTCTGCACCGTCGTGACTGCCGGATCGCGGCGCGCAGCGAGGTTTTCTCCGGGCGAGCGTTATGTGGTTCAGGCGGATATCTTCTACAAGGGCCGCAGCATGGCGTTCGGCTATGTCTTCCGTGGCGGGCTCTCGCAGTACGCGCTTATTCCGGCCGAGGCGCTGGACGGCGACGAAGGGTGTTATCTGATGGCGGTAGCGCCGCAAACCGGTTACGTAGAGGCTGCGCTAACCGAGCCATGGGCGTGCGTTGTGGCGGCGTACGAGCAGCGGTGGCGTGAAGAACCCGCCGCGTCAGGTTCGATGCTGGTTGTTGACGATGGTTCCGTCGCGGCCGGCAACATCGACCTCACGCCGATTCAATCTGCTGCGCCAACAACCATCGTGGCATGTGGCGCGTCGAGAGAGCTGCTGAATCGCCTGACGCCGCTTTGTGGCTTGCTGGAGTCCGTTCCGATGCATGCAAGATGGGCGGACCAGCTCATCGCGGAGCGGCCGGCGCAATTCGATGATATGCTTCTCATCGGCACCGAAGCGGCCAACCATGCCACGGCCGCCGGCGCATTGCTGGCAGATCGCGGGATTTGCGTCTTGTTGACGGACAGTTTGCCGCTCGGCGCGACTCCTTTGGACGTTGGCCGCATTCACTACAACTGCCACCGATACGTTGCCGCGCTACCAGAAAAGCTGGGAGATGCCTGGCGGATGCGCCGCTCGGCCCAGCTGCAGCCTGGAGGGCGGTGCATGATCATCGGCGCCGGTGGACCGATGGGGCAGATGCATCTTCAGCGCGCCATTGACCTTGCCGAGCCACCGGCGTTGATTGTTGGTACGGAGATGAACGCACCGCGCCTCGCCGCCCTGCACCAGCGGTACGCGAAGCTGGCGGCATCGCGCGGAATCCGGCTGTTACTTATCGACCCAGCGGTGCAATTCAATATGAACGAGCTGGTGGGAACGGCCGAGTTCGACGACGTGGTGTGCATGGCGGCCGCTCCGGAGGCGATTGCGCAGGCTGCCCAGTTCCTGGCGCCGGCCGGCTGGCTCAACATTTTTGCTGGCGTGGCGCGAGGGACAATGGCTTCGTTGGAATTAAGCCGCCTCCTCACTGGCGCCCGGATCATCGGCAGCAGCGGATCGGCACTGGCCGATATGCGTCAAACACTGGAGTATGTGGAGTGCGGAAAGCTCAATTCAAATCGATCCTTGGCGGCCATCGGTGGCATGGAAGCCGCCGCGCACGGGTTGGAGGACGTGAAGAGCGGGCGCTATGCCGGCAAGGCACTGATCTTTCCGCACATCAGCGGATTGGGCATGACCGCGCTGGAGCAGCTGGGCTCGGTGATGCCGACAGTGGCGGCCGAGCTGGAAGACGGGATGTTCTGGACCCGCCGAGCCGAGCAGGAGCTGTTTCGTATCACCGCCGCACCAGAGGCAGAGGAATCTGAGAAGGAAACGAGATGA
- a CDS encoding exo-alpha-sialidase produces the protein MPPESKVQNVTGSSGFFSEPGVAIDPGNRKHAVVVWQDPATAAWTDDGGNTWRRASGVKSTRYKVSGDVSVTFDAEHHAIICYMAFDKLGTTDYWAHRAGRNGIFVRRSLDGGATWESQDRAVTENPDKPGAPMEDKPWIVADQTKTAFRGNLYVGWTHFTLAHSSILLSRSTDDGLTWSAPLQISTRLGSPRDDNGDVEGFTGSVAPDGTLYVSWTDGEHIVFTRSHDGGVTFERSREVLPTGDAYFSLTQVRRCNGFPVMTLAPGEGGSPMRLYEVWSDLTNGDADIFCSSSDDRGSRWSAPVRVNDDALHDGVDQFFASASADPQTGALYVLLYDRRAIPGGQRARVVLARSTDGGRIFRNFDWTTTGFNPMNAFIGDYTAVAALGGMVYGAWAETQPPSDAGVTGSPQRRYLGTVVRAASADFGTRH, from the coding sequence ATGCCCCCGGAGTCAAAGGTTCAGAACGTTACCGGCAGTTCCGGCTTCTTCTCCGAGCCCGGTGTCGCCATCGATCCGGGCAACCGGAAGCATGCCGTGGTGGTGTGGCAGGATCCGGCCACAGCGGCGTGGACGGACGATGGCGGCAACACTTGGCGGCGTGCATCCGGTGTCAAGTCGACGCGGTACAAAGTATCCGGTGATGTCTCCGTCACATTCGACGCCGAGCATCACGCGATCATCTGCTATATGGCGTTTGACAAGCTGGGCACCACCGACTATTGGGCGCACCGGGCTGGTCGCAACGGTATATTTGTGCGGCGGTCCCTCGATGGCGGAGCCACCTGGGAGTCACAGGACCGCGCGGTAACGGAGAACCCCGACAAGCCGGGCGCACCAATGGAGGACAAGCCGTGGATCGTAGCGGACCAGACGAAGACTGCATTCCGCGGCAACCTGTATGTTGGTTGGACGCACTTCACGCTTGCCCATTCTTCGATCTTGCTGTCACGTTCCACGGATGATGGCCTGACATGGTCTGCGCCGCTGCAAATCAGTACGCGGCTCGGCAGTCCGCGTGATGACAACGGTGACGTCGAGGGCTTTACAGGTTCTGTAGCGCCGGACGGAACCCTCTACGTATCGTGGACGGATGGTGAGCACATCGTCTTCACACGGTCACACGATGGTGGCGTTACGTTTGAACGTTCTCGCGAGGTGCTTCCAACAGGTGACGCGTACTTCAGCTTGACGCAGGTGCGACGTTGCAACGGGTTTCCCGTGATGACGCTGGCGCCGGGCGAAGGCGGATCGCCGATGCGCCTCTATGAAGTGTGGAGCGATCTTACCAACGGGGATGCGGACATCTTCTGCAGCAGCTCCGACGACCGCGGTAGCCGGTGGTCTGCGCCTGTCCGCGTGAACGACGATGCCTTGCACGACGGCGTTGACCAGTTCTTTGCCTCCGCTTCGGCTGATCCACAGACCGGCGCGCTGTACGTGCTGTTGTACGATCGGCGCGCCATCCCGGGTGGGCAGCGTGCGCGGGTCGTGCTTGCCCGATCCACCGATGGCGGCCGCATCTTCAGGAACTTCGACTGGACGACTACCGGTTTCAATCCCATGAACGCTTTCATTGGCGACTATACGGCTGTGGCCGCCCTTGGAGGGATGGTTTACGGCGCATGGGCTGAAACGCAGCCGCCTTCGGACGCTGGAGTCACAGGTTCTCCGCAACGCAGATACCTTGGTACGGTCGTTCGTGCCGCGTCGGCCGATTTCGGAACGCGCCATTGA
- a CDS encoding beta-galactosidase: protein MSKSFALLSALFAALVTGAPTAGNQASGVAVWRAGELGGGLNLLSGADGVASLHRVGNMRVVEPDAGANSSRYLYFQTAEANRFSSSAPVWVTVTYTDLTPGAPIGLEYDSVDGATVTGKYRPAEGQAGGWRSGSGKFLRVEFRLNRFAARHAQNLGADFRLDGLQLAVHSVRLSGRQPTDWSRLERTFPPAMPTETRIGSGKQLIVGGFDPQSFADARSAAQQLAVAAPGMKALGVTSHEVYVRWNLCEPAPGKWDWSVYDRYVRIYKRTGLKWVPFLICGSAYSLPDWYYHSAKSQGYVCLEHHKASDVQSLWNPYFRHLVRTFVQAFLRHYAGSGVIESVLLGISGNYGEAIYPVSGNDWTADVHGHYHTHPGFWAGDPYAMRSFRAWLRRRYRTITAISAAWHAPIASFQRIVPFLRANAPDQRAWLDLMDWYIGSMTDYVRFWLQSVREVYPHGDVYVCTGGDAAPEHGSDFGQQAKAAAEFHAGIRITNEGSNYRDNFSYTRWVASACRQYGAYFSFEPAGGVDAGGVVARIYNAAASGALGLHYYYGNLFGSAEAHANFVRYAPEFRSRGPLLSIGLYYPETWIRLHHNDFLGIAQNLRSYTDYAFASDGQITDGALSRLRVLLLPKAGVMERSILDRIVQWVRAGGILIVPAGLEPIATPDGTVISSVLQECEARPGAGRVAKLPIAGNDPNFGGAAAHWLEEHRMPDPATVEMLEAASSDLFGTRCSRHQSVWYNAGVAPQTVHHRIVPAGGIATINWP, encoded by the coding sequence ATGTCAAAGAGTTTCGCGCTGCTGTCAGCTTTGTTTGCGGCGCTTGTCACCGGGGCGCCAACTGCAGGAAATCAGGCATCCGGCGTGGCGGTTTGGCGTGCCGGCGAGCTTGGCGGCGGGTTAAACCTGCTTTCCGGCGCGGACGGAGTCGCATCACTGCACCGTGTTGGAAATATGCGCGTGGTCGAGCCCGACGCGGGCGCGAATTCTTCGCGTTACCTCTACTTCCAAACCGCCGAAGCCAACCGGTTTTCCAGCTCGGCGCCCGTATGGGTCACCGTCACCTACACCGATCTTACGCCGGGCGCACCGATCGGTTTGGAGTATGACAGCGTCGACGGTGCCACGGTTACCGGCAAGTATCGACCGGCAGAGGGTCAAGCCGGCGGCTGGCGCTCAGGATCCGGCAAGTTTCTGCGGGTTGAGTTCCGTCTGAACAGATTCGCTGCACGGCATGCCCAGAACCTCGGCGCGGATTTCCGGCTTGACGGTCTGCAGCTTGCGGTTCACAGCGTGCGCCTGTCCGGACGCCAGCCAACGGACTGGAGCCGGCTTGAGCGCACGTTTCCTCCGGCGATGCCAACCGAAACGCGGATTGGTAGCGGCAAACAGCTGATTGTCGGTGGTTTCGATCCGCAGAGCTTTGCGGATGCGCGCTCCGCGGCACAGCAATTGGCGGTTGCTGCGCCGGGAATGAAGGCGCTTGGGGTAACCAGCCATGAGGTGTACGTTCGCTGGAACCTCTGCGAGCCGGCGCCAGGCAAGTGGGATTGGAGCGTCTACGACCGCTATGTCCGGATCTATAAGCGCACCGGACTCAAGTGGGTCCCGTTCCTTATATGCGGGAGTGCATATAGCTTGCCGGATTGGTACTACCACAGCGCCAAGTCTCAGGGCTACGTCTGTTTGGAGCACCACAAGGCGAGTGACGTGCAGTCGCTGTGGAACCCCTACTTCCGGCACCTAGTTCGGACCTTCGTGCAGGCGTTCTTGCGTCACTATGCCGGCAGCGGCGTGATTGAGTCGGTGCTCCTCGGCATCAGCGGCAACTATGGAGAGGCCATCTATCCGGTCTCCGGCAACGACTGGACGGCGGACGTGCACGGCCACTACCATACGCATCCCGGCTTCTGGGCCGGCGATCCGTACGCCATGCGGAGTTTTCGTGCGTGGCTGCGCCGCAGATATCGCACCATAACAGCAATTTCCGCCGCCTGGCATGCCCCGATCGCATCGTTTCAGCGCATTGTGCCGTTTCTCCGAGCGAACGCGCCCGATCAGCGAGCGTGGCTCGACCTCATGGATTGGTACATCGGATCGATGACCGACTACGTTCGCTTCTGGCTCCAAAGCGTGCGCGAGGTCTATCCACACGGCGATGTCTACGTCTGCACGGGCGGCGATGCCGCGCCGGAGCATGGCAGCGACTTTGGGCAGCAGGCGAAAGCGGCCGCAGAGTTCCACGCCGGCATACGCATCACCAACGAGGGCAGCAACTATCGCGACAACTTTTCATACACACGGTGGGTTGCTTCGGCGTGCCGCCAGTATGGCGCCTACTTCAGCTTTGAACCGGCCGGTGGCGTAGACGCCGGCGGAGTGGTGGCGCGCATTTACAACGCTGCCGCCTCCGGAGCGCTCGGCCTCCACTACTACTACGGCAATCTGTTCGGGTCGGCCGAGGCGCACGCCAATTTCGTGCGTTATGCGCCGGAGTTCCGTAGTCGCGGTCCGCTTCTGTCGATCGGGCTCTACTATCCCGAAACGTGGATAAGGCTGCACCACAACGACTTCCTGGGCATCGCCCAAAACCTTCGCAGTTATACAGACTACGCGTTTGCGAGTGACGGTCAGATCACCGATGGCGCACTGAGTCGGCTGCGCGTGCTGCTGCTGCCAAAGGCGGGCGTTATGGAACGCAGCATTCTGGACCGGATCGTACAGTGGGTACGCGCCGGTGGCATTCTGATCGTGCCTGCGGGTCTCGAGCCGATCGCGACTCCGGATGGAACGGTTATCTCCTCAGTGCTTCAGGAGTGCGAGGCACGTCCGGGCGCCGGCCGAGTGGCGAAGCTGCCGATAGCCGGCAATGACCCGAATTTCGGCGGCGCCGCCGCGCACTGGCTGGAGGAGCACAGAATGCCGGATCCGGCGACCGTCGAGATGCTCGAGGCTGCGAGTAGCGATCTGTTCGGTACTCGTTGCTCACGGCATCAGTCGGTGTGGTACAACGCCGGTGTGGCGCCGCAAACTGTGCACCACCGGATTGTACCGGCCGGAGGTATAGCGACAATCAATTGGCCCTAG
- the selD gene encoding selenide, water dikinase SelD, whose translation MDARTRLTHLVRCAGUAAKIGAERLAQVLRGAALYQDDDLLVGIATGDDAGVYRISDDLAMVQTVDFFTPVVDDPWVFGQIAAANSLSDIYAMGAEPKTAMNILCYPIRDRDPNDLAEIMRGGAEKAAEARVVILGGHSVDDPEPKYGMAVTGIVNPAFITTNSSARAGDVVVLTKPLGTGIVTTAAKYDACDGAVLTAACSSMQQLNASAASAMRSVGVGPGRAIQAATDITGYSLAGHLYRMAAASGVVIRIDPNRIPVLPGAEELAAAGHTTRGGAENLDYVRPYLSIECDIAPPRLHVLADPQTSGGLAICVAEESLRTLLRALRSGGAGADVVGRVEAGDEPRLRFAAIPDP comes from the coding sequence ATTGATGCGCGGACTCGCCTGACGCATCTGGTGCGGTGCGCTGGTTGAGCCGCCAAAATCGGGGCCGAGCGTCTCGCGCAGGTTCTGCGTGGAGCGGCCCTCTACCAGGATGACGACCTGCTTGTAGGCATCGCGACTGGTGATGATGCAGGCGTCTATCGCATTTCAGACGATCTTGCCATGGTGCAGACCGTGGACTTCTTCACGCCGGTAGTGGATGACCCCTGGGTATTTGGCCAGATTGCGGCTGCCAACTCGCTCTCCGACATCTACGCGATGGGCGCGGAACCCAAAACCGCGATGAACATCCTCTGCTACCCGATCCGTGATCGAGATCCTAATGACCTTGCCGAAATCATGCGTGGTGGGGCCGAAAAGGCGGCCGAGGCACGGGTCGTCATTCTGGGTGGCCACAGCGTTGATGATCCGGAACCGAAGTACGGAATGGCGGTCACCGGCATCGTGAACCCGGCGTTTATTACGACGAATTCGAGCGCGCGGGCGGGCGACGTGGTGGTGCTGACAAAGCCACTCGGGACCGGAATCGTAACGACCGCCGCGAAGTACGATGCCTGTGACGGCGCGGTGCTGACGGCGGCGTGCAGCAGTATGCAGCAATTGAATGCATCGGCCGCGTCGGCGATGCGGTCCGTGGGGGTTGGACCCGGCCGAGCTATTCAGGCTGCAACCGACATAACTGGATACTCACTTGCCGGACATCTTTACCGCATGGCGGCTGCCAGCGGCGTGGTAATCCGGATCGATCCGAACCGCATTCCGGTTCTGCCGGGCGCCGAGGAGTTGGCCGCTGCCGGTCATACAACGCGGGGCGGCGCCGAGAATCTGGACTATGTGCGGCCATATTTGAGCATTGAGTGTGACATCGCGCCACCTCGCCTGCACGTCCTCGCCGATCCGCAGACGTCCGGAGGACTCGCCATCTGCGTTGCTGAAGAGTCGCTGCGGACTCTGCTCCGTGCTCTCAGATCGGGTGGCGCCGGCGCCGACGTGGTCGGCCGTGTTGAGGCGGGGGATGAGCCGCGGCTTCGATTTGCTGCTATCCCGGATCCGTGA
- a CDS encoding class II aldolase, with product MSIDTEPLDALVRLSHALGDERAGCAILAEGNTSAAVDSASFYVKASGRSLSTITEDGFCRVAAAPILEAMAGAELSDAAVKDLLLASVLDAEPGVMPSVETFFHAWLLTLPDVRFIGHTHPTAVNALLCSEQAAEHASGRLFPDHIVSCGPASCFVDYVDPGIPLALAIRDAVDAYIQVWSEAPKTILMRNHGLIVLGATATDVRAGTVMCVKAAQVLQGTMAFGGPHFLGPDQVQRIHGRPDEAYRRRQIERQ from the coding sequence ATGTCAATAGATACGGAACCGCTGGACGCACTTGTGAGGCTATCCCATGCGCTGGGTGACGAACGTGCCGGCTGCGCCATTTTGGCCGAAGGCAACACTTCTGCCGCAGTTGACTCGGCCAGCTTCTATGTGAAGGCAAGCGGACGAAGCCTCTCAACGATCACCGAGGATGGGTTTTGCAGGGTCGCCGCAGCTCCGATCCTGGAGGCCATGGCTGGTGCGGAACTGAGCGACGCGGCCGTTAAGGACCTGCTGCTTGCGAGCGTGCTGGACGCTGAGCCAGGCGTAATGCCGTCGGTCGAGACGTTCTTCCATGCCTGGCTGCTCACCCTACCGGATGTGCGCTTTATCGGACACACGCACCCCACCGCTGTTAACGCGCTGCTATGCTCAGAGCAGGCCGCCGAGCACGCCAGTGGCCGCTTGTTCCCGGACCACATCGTCAGTTGTGGACCGGCATCCTGCTTTGTGGATTACGTGGATCCCGGCATTCCGCTAGCACTCGCAATCCGTGATGCCGTTGACGCGTATATCCAGGTGTGGAGCGAGGCGCCGAAGACGATTCTGATGCGCAACCACGGACTCATTGTACTGGGCGCCACTGCAACCGACGTCCGCGCCGGCACGGTTATGTGCGTCAAGGCTGCGCAGGTGCTGCAGGGTACGATGGCGTTCGGCGGACCGCACTTTCTTGGCCCTGACCAGGTACAGCGCATCCACGGGCGTCCCGATGAGGCGTACCGCAGGCGGCAGATTGAGCGGCAGTAA
- a CDS encoding enoyl-CoA hydratase/isomerase family protein — protein sequence MMNQHTGSGRAVVVGGGVMGSQIAAHLVNVGWQADVLDVVSTDGTDRSSMASAGILRAAKLRPDPFFAPSDKSRIRAGNTTDNLDWMAGADWVIEAVVESAEIKRSVLAAIEGAAGPTAIITTNTSGLSISDMSAGRSDSFRERFFGTHFFNPPRYMRLMEIIPTPETSPAVLEQFTGFSEDVLGKRVAYAHDTPGFIANRLGVFAMMRTVHAALKYDLNVETVDALTGPLIGRPKSGTFRLCDICGLDITADVAANLSSRLVRDRYHSSLDLPEPMATLLEQGRIGEKVGAGFYKRLPDRQILALDWATLNYRPRHDARLSRFADVRALPLAERLRKLLADTSPEAMFLWEVLRDLLCCASDISAEIADTLPAIDNACRWGFGWELGPFETLDALGLRWFAERVAEDGLAVPACVEQALQTGADSFYTAMDGARLCVDVTGAPPRSEIVEAPKFLSLARVRGSGGVIRETPDLSLLDTGDGILCLEFHSKMNVLGDGISAFIDASREEAERNGAALIIANQGEHFSAGFNLQLVLMGIYERDWDSMLNLGQRLQLALLRLKRARVPVVAGVHGYALGGGCEVMLHAARVVAAAESYIGLPEAGVGVIPAAGGTTELVVRALAGMPPAAGVDAFPYVHRAFEAMGMAQISSSARGAVSLGYLRPDDIQVANSDAVVATTRAIALEMASQPWHAAEPAAISAMGSDGIARFDLELHIMRRSGYISEHDALIGHELASVMCGGNLPHPSTVTEEYMLQLEAEAFVRLCSTVKTAERIKTMLETGRPVRN from the coding sequence ATGATGAACCAACACACGGGTTCGGGCCGGGCGGTCGTCGTCGGCGGCGGTGTCATGGGCTCGCAGATCGCAGCGCACCTTGTCAATGTCGGCTGGCAGGCCGACGTGTTAGACGTGGTCTCTACCGACGGAACGGATCGCAGTTCGATGGCTTCCGCAGGAATCTTGCGAGCCGCAAAACTCCGGCCGGATCCATTCTTTGCTCCCTCTGACAAGTCCCGTATTCGCGCGGGAAACACCACCGACAATCTGGATTGGATGGCGGGCGCCGACTGGGTTATTGAGGCGGTGGTGGAATCCGCTGAGATAAAGCGCTCCGTACTGGCCGCGATCGAAGGAGCCGCTGGACCGACGGCGATTATAACGACAAATACTAGTGGTCTTTCGATCTCCGACATGAGCGCCGGGCGCAGCGACAGCTTCCGGGAGCGCTTCTTCGGCACGCACTTCTTCAACCCACCGCGGTATATGCGGCTTATGGAGATCATTCCAACACCGGAGACATCCCCGGCGGTCCTTGAGCAGTTTACCGGGTTCTCTGAGGACGTCCTCGGTAAGCGGGTTGCTTACGCGCACGATACTCCGGGATTCATCGCAAACCGACTGGGCGTGTTTGCCATGATGCGTACGGTCCATGCTGCGCTGAAATACGACCTGAACGTGGAAACCGTGGACGCGTTGACAGGTCCCTTGATCGGGCGCCCAAAGAGCGGTACTTTCCGTCTTTGCGATATATGCGGGCTGGACATTACGGCGGATGTCGCAGCGAACCTTTCCTCCCGGCTCGTTCGCGACCGGTACCACTCTTCGCTGGATCTACCCGAGCCGATGGCAACGCTGCTCGAGCAAGGCCGGATCGGCGAGAAGGTGGGCGCGGGATTCTATAAGCGACTGCCGGATCGTCAGATATTGGCGCTGGACTGGGCAACACTGAATTACCGACCACGCCACGATGCCAGGTTGAGCCGGTTCGCCGATGTGCGGGCTCTGCCGCTGGCCGAGCGCTTGAGGAAACTCCTGGCCGACACGTCGCCGGAGGCGATGTTCCTCTGGGAGGTGTTGCGCGATCTGCTCTGTTGTGCCTCAGACATCTCCGCGGAAATAGCGGACACACTGCCGGCCATCGATAACGCCTGCCGCTGGGGCTTTGGTTGGGAATTGGGTCCGTTTGAGACATTGGATGCGCTTGGCTTGCGCTGGTTCGCCGAGCGCGTCGCAGAGGACGGCCTGGCGGTGCCGGCGTGCGTGGAGCAGGCTCTCCAGACCGGCGCGGATAGCTTCTATACCGCCATGGACGGCGCCAGGCTGTGCGTCGATGTCACCGGCGCTCCGCCACGGAGCGAGATCGTGGAGGCGCCGAAGTTCCTCTCGCTGGCGCGAGTGAGGGGGTCGGGAGGTGTTATCCGCGAAACGCCCGATCTTTCACTGCTGGATACCGGCGACGGCATCCTGTGTCTGGAATTCCACTCCAAGATGAATGTGCTCGGTGACGGCATTTCGGCGTTCATCGACGCCAGTCGTGAAGAGGCTGAGCGAAATGGCGCGGCGCTCATCATCGCCAATCAGGGTGAGCACTTTTCCGCAGGCTTCAACCTGCAGCTTGTCCTGATGGGTATTTATGAGCGGGACTGGGATTCGATGCTCAATCTGGGCCAACGCCTCCAGTTGGCGCTGCTGCGGCTGAAGCGCGCCCGTGTGCCGGTCGTGGCTGGCGTGCACGGCTACGCCCTGGGCGGCGGCTGCGAGGTAATGCTCCATGCAGCACGGGTTGTGGCGGCTGCTGAGAGTTACATCGGCCTGCCCGAGGCCGGCGTTGGTGTCATTCCCGCCGCGGGCGGCACCACGGAACTGGTTGTACGTGCGCTGGCGGGAATGCCGCCGGCAGCCGGTGTGGATGCCTTCCCGTACGTGCACCGCGCCTTTGAGGCGATGGGCATGGCGCAGATTTCGTCGAGTGCCCGCGGAGCGGTTTCGCTGGGCTATTTGCGGCCCGACGACATTCAGGTGGCGAACAGTGACGCGGTGGTCGCCACGACACGCGCCATCGCACTGGAGATGGCTTCGCAACCGTGGCATGCTGCCGAGCCGGCGGCGATCTCCGCAATGGGCAGCGACGGCATCGCACGATTCGATCTGGAACTTCATATCATGCGCCGGTCAGGTTATATCAGCGAGCACGACGCATTGATCGGACACGAACTGGCGTCGGTGATGTGCGGCGGCAATCTCCCGCACCCGTCGACCGTAACCGAGGAATACATGCTGCAGTTGGAGGCAGAAGCGTTTGTGCGGCTTTGCAGCACTGTGAAGACGGCAGAACGTATCAAGACAATGCTGGAAACGGGACGTCCGGTTCGAAATTGA